Below is a genomic region from Ferrovum sp. PN-J185.
ATGCATCTTATTGTTCAAGAATAATCAATGAATTAATAATTATTTAATTGTTTAAAGGTTATGATTAGAGTATAAATTAACAATATAAAAAAACAGTATTTACTCTAATTTTAAGTTAATTTTAAGTTGATATAGTTAACCTAGTCTTTAAATAACAAGATGTGTTCCGCTATTAATGAAAATTAAAATAGTACTTTTTTTTACTCTATTGGCTCTTTTTGGTTGTGCTTCTTATAACAGTAAACCATTACCAGACAAGCCGTTGTGGCCTCAGGATATCAGCCGTCTCCAACTACCTGATCAAATAAGTTCAACACAAATAGGTATACAACACGAATTTAATCCAAATAATGGGTTGGATGTTATTGAAGTGGCTACTATTGCTATTGCTAATAATCCGGGATTAAAGCAAGCAAGAGATAGCGCAGGAGTTACTAAGGCGCAAGCATTTAATGCAGGTTTATTACCGGATCCCACTCTACTCATTTATCCTCAACCTCCTATCAATGGTGGTCCAGGAGCTAACTCAGTGGCCTCTGAGTATGGCCTTTTTTATAACATTTCTGCGCTTATTACACACTCAACTGTTCAACATGGCGTAAAAAGTTCTGAAGAAAAAGCTGATTTAGATTTACTCTGGCAAGAGTGGCTACTTCTATCCCAATCACAAATTTTATTTGAAAAGATTATTACCAATGAAAGCTTGTTAACTCTCTTATTGGATAAAGAAACATTATTAAAAAATATAGAAAGCGCTCAGCATAAAGCATTAGTAGAAAAAGATTTGGATCTTAATACAATAGCTGTGAATACAATTGTATTGAAAGAAACAACAAAACAGGTTATTGATTTAAAAAGAGCTATCGCACAAGATCGTTCAGCGCTTAAT
It encodes:
- a CDS encoding TolC family protein is translated as MKIKIVLFFTLLALFGCASYNSKPLPDKPLWPQDISRLQLPDQISSTQIGIQHEFNPNNGLDVIEVATIAIANNPGLKQARDSAGVTKAQAFNAGLLPDPTLLIYPQPPINGGPGANSVASEYGLFYNISALITHSTVQHGVKSSEEKADLDLLWQEWLLLSQSQILFEKIITNESLLTLLLDKETLLKNIESAQHKALVEKDLDLNTIAVNTIVLKETTKQVIDLKRAIAQDRSALNQMLGLSPDTHLVLVDSLTLPHLSKQQINHQLQQLHHIRPDLLALQKGYEAQDYRLREAILGQFPAINFGYTRLRDNGAVIYNGFDLSVTLPIFNRNQGNVAIAQATRQQLYDEYQNRLNSSFSDVHQLTQDLDFLTNQMPVLLSSVDLLSQLSDSAHAAYQRQDMDLVAYGQFKINEIDKKIELVKTKQLWLEQAINLSMLIGEPLSNWVNK